A single region of the Arthrobacter sp. PAMC25564 genome encodes:
- a CDS encoding UDP-glucose/GDP-mannose dehydrogenase family protein, giving the protein MKISVIGCGYLGAVHAATLASMGHTVVGIDVDAAKVAQLQRGVAPFFEPGLEELLLDGRATGRLSFSTDFAAAAGARLHFLCVGTPQSKTSDGADLSYLVAATEALLPYLAPRAAVVGKSTVPVGTVDMLSGVLSPRPDVLLGWNPEFLRQGTAVKDTLVPDRLVYGVPAVNGDAVTAALDAVYEPLLAAGIPRLVCNFATAELIKSASNAYLATKLSFINAMSELCDASGADVTQLAGAMGLDPRIGSRYLHAGLGFGGGCLPKDIRSLRVQAAALGVPSVDRWMEVVDSVNQDQRSRTVELARELCGGQLGGRRVTVLGAAFKPDTDDIRDSPALDVAQQLAAAGAHVTATDPAAVNNAWLRYPQLRFEPSTRHALEGAELVLLLTEWDEYASLCPAAAGDLVRRRTLLDARNALDASAWEAEGWTIRGLGRGPARVPARRGGDKIRISLTPQ; this is encoded by the coding sequence ATGAAAATTTCCGTGATCGGCTGCGGTTACCTCGGGGCCGTGCACGCGGCCACCCTGGCGTCGATGGGCCACACCGTCGTGGGCATCGACGTCGACGCAGCCAAGGTGGCGCAGCTGCAGCGTGGCGTCGCACCCTTCTTCGAGCCCGGGCTCGAGGAACTCCTGCTGGACGGCCGGGCCACCGGCCGGCTCAGCTTCTCCACGGATTTCGCTGCAGCGGCCGGCGCCCGGCTGCACTTCCTCTGCGTGGGAACCCCGCAGTCCAAGACCTCCGACGGCGCCGACCTCAGCTACCTCGTCGCCGCCACGGAGGCGCTGCTCCCCTACCTGGCCCCGCGGGCCGCCGTCGTGGGCAAGTCCACCGTTCCGGTGGGCACGGTGGACATGCTCAGCGGGGTGCTGTCGCCCCGGCCGGATGTGCTGCTGGGCTGGAACCCCGAATTCCTGCGCCAGGGCACCGCGGTCAAGGACACCCTCGTGCCGGACCGGCTCGTCTACGGCGTCCCCGCGGTCAATGGCGATGCCGTCACCGCCGCCCTCGACGCCGTCTACGAACCCCTGCTGGCCGCCGGGATTCCGCGGCTCGTCTGCAACTTCGCCACCGCGGAACTGATCAAGTCGGCGTCGAACGCGTATCTGGCCACCAAGCTGAGCTTCATCAACGCCATGTCCGAGCTCTGCGACGCCTCCGGCGCGGATGTGACCCAGCTGGCCGGGGCGATGGGCCTGGATCCGCGGATCGGCAGCCGGTACCTGCATGCCGGGCTGGGGTTCGGGGGCGGCTGCCTGCCCAAGGACATCCGCTCGCTCCGGGTCCAGGCCGCGGCCCTGGGCGTGCCGTCGGTGGACCGCTGGATGGAGGTGGTGGACTCCGTCAACCAGGACCAGCGCTCCCGCACCGTGGAGCTGGCGCGGGAACTGTGCGGGGGCCAGCTCGGCGGCCGCCGCGTCACCGTGCTCGGCGCCGCCTTCAAGCCGGACACCGACGACATCCGGGACTCCCCCGCCCTCGACGTCGCCCAGCAGCTCGCCGCTGCCGGCGCGCACGTCACGGCCACGGACCCGGCGGCCGTCAACAATGCCTGGCTGCGCTACCCGCAGCTGCGCTTCGAGCCCTCCACCCGTCACGCGCTGGAGGGCGCGGAACTCGTGCTGCTGCTGACCGAATGGGACGAGTACGCCTCGCTCTGCCCGGCAGCCGCCGGAGACCTCGTACGACGCCGGACGCTGCTGGACGCCCGCAACGCCCTGGACGCTTCCGCCTGGGAAGCGGAAGGCTGGACCATCCGCGGCCTGGGCCGAGGGCCCGCACGCGTGCCGGCCCGCCGCGGCGGGGATAAGATTCGGATATCCCTGACGCCGCAATAA
- a CDS encoding type II toxin-antitoxin system VapC family toxin: protein MDTSAVLKLVVEEKESSAAARYLSTAAAQGDTLVASMLLYTELHCAAHRRGFPGQLVNAVLGGINLVDLARPDLMYAAALPGGRRSADGIHLAVAIRLQADVLVAYDAELLAAAVDAGFNVLSPGSL, encoded by the coding sequence GTGGACACCTCAGCGGTCCTCAAACTTGTAGTGGAGGAGAAGGAATCATCCGCCGCCGCCCGGTACCTCTCCACAGCCGCGGCCCAGGGCGACACGCTCGTGGCGTCCATGCTCCTCTACACCGAGCTGCACTGTGCGGCACACCGGCGCGGTTTTCCCGGCCAGCTGGTCAATGCCGTGCTGGGCGGCATCAACCTGGTGGATCTGGCGCGCCCGGACCTGATGTACGCGGCCGCCCTCCCCGGCGGACGGCGCAGCGCAGACGGCATCCATCTGGCCGTGGCCATCCGGTTGCAGGCCGACGTCCTGGTCGCCTACGACGCCGAACTGCTGGCCGCCGCCGTTGACGCCGGCTTCAACGTCTTGTCCCCAGGGAGCCTGTAG
- a CDS encoding type II toxin-antitoxin system prevent-host-death family antitoxin — protein MTTIPHRELRNQSSKILERVKNGETIDVTNNGEIAATLIPPSSSPFERLLLAGLVRPAAGGAVDFQSLPRVAAPTSTAEILADLRGDR, from the coding sequence ATGACAACCATCCCGCACCGCGAACTGCGCAACCAGAGCAGCAAGATCCTTGAGCGCGTAAAAAACGGCGAAACCATCGATGTCACGAACAACGGCGAAATAGCCGCCACCCTGATCCCGCCGTCCTCCTCCCCCTTCGAGCGGCTGCTCCTGGCAGGGCTGGTGCGGCCGGCCGCCGGCGGAGCAGTTGACTTTCAATCCCTGCCGCGGGTCGCGGCGCCCACCAGCACGGCGGAAATCCTGGCCGACCTCCGCGGGGACCGTTGA
- a CDS encoding nuclear transport factor 2 family protein, with the protein MRLEEVLEQFRDAANQFAKGDPEPAKAVFSHGADVSLANPWGPPVVGWKKVSAALDAAAARFRDGTVTSVDPLTRHVTPNLACFLDVEHWQARIGGGDEISSLDLRVTSIYRPEGTTWALVHRHADPITTPQGA; encoded by the coding sequence ATGCGCCTTGAAGAGGTCCTCGAACAGTTTCGCGACGCCGCGAATCAGTTTGCCAAAGGCGATCCGGAACCCGCCAAAGCCGTCTTTTCCCACGGCGCGGACGTGTCCCTGGCCAACCCTTGGGGCCCTCCGGTGGTGGGCTGGAAGAAAGTCTCTGCGGCCCTGGACGCCGCGGCGGCCCGGTTCCGGGACGGGACCGTCACCAGCGTCGATCCCCTGACCCGGCATGTCACGCCCAATCTCGCGTGCTTCCTCGACGTCGAACACTGGCAGGCCAGGATCGGCGGCGGGGATGAGATTTCGTCCCTGGATCTGCGGGTGACCAGCATTTACCGCCCCGAAGGCACCACGTGGGCCCTCGTGCACCGGCACGCGGACCCGATCACCACGCCCCAGGGAGCCTGA
- a CDS encoding VOC family protein, giving the protein MNISLKYAHVTVNDLDESLAFYRDALGLEVRNDVGSDGQRWVTLGSAAQPDLEIVLSPPHAGRSQADGDAIQELLTKGVMPMLVFSTDDLDATFEAVRASGAEVLQEPIVQPWGPRDCAFRDPSGNMVRFNQA; this is encoded by the coding sequence ATGAACATTTCTTTGAAGTACGCACACGTCACCGTCAACGATCTCGATGAGTCTCTCGCCTTCTACCGCGACGCCCTCGGCCTGGAAGTCCGGAACGACGTCGGCTCGGACGGACAGCGCTGGGTCACCCTTGGCAGCGCAGCCCAGCCCGACCTTGAGATCGTCCTGTCCCCTCCGCACGCCGGCCGCTCCCAGGCCGACGGGGACGCCATCCAGGAGCTGCTGACCAAGGGCGTTATGCCCATGCTCGTGTTCAGCACGGACGATCTCGACGCCACGTTTGAGGCCGTCCGGGCCTCCGGCGCGGAGGTCCTCCAGGAACCGATCGTCCAGCCTTGGGGCCCGCGCGACTGCGCCTTCCGTGACCCTTCCGGCAACATGGTCCGCTTCAACCAGGCCTGA
- a CDS encoding helix-turn-helix transcriptional regulator: MTPQELANLARLRRARDLIDREYARPLDVPTMAAGALMSPAHFSRQFKAAYGETPYNYLTTRRIERAMALLRAGASVTDACMEVGCTSLGSFSSRFTEIVGMPPSAYRAREHHAVKAMPLCIARQRTRPARKPSRIEEASPRPLQ, from the coding sequence ATGACACCACAGGAGCTGGCCAACCTGGCGCGCCTGCGCCGGGCCCGGGACCTGATCGACCGCGAATACGCCCGGCCCCTCGATGTGCCCACCATGGCCGCCGGTGCCCTGATGTCCCCCGCGCATTTCTCCCGCCAGTTCAAGGCGGCCTACGGCGAGACGCCGTACAACTACCTCACGACGCGGCGGATCGAACGGGCCATGGCGCTGCTGCGGGCCGGTGCCAGCGTGACGGATGCCTGCATGGAGGTCGGCTGTACCTCGCTGGGCTCGTTCAGCTCCCGGTTCACCGAGATCGTCGGCATGCCGCCCAGCGCGTACCGGGCCCGGGAGCACCACGCGGTGAAGGCCATGCCGTTGTGCATTGCCCGGCAGCGCACACGGCCCGCGCGCAAGCCGAGCAGGATTGAAGAAGCGTCTCCGCGGCCGCTGCAATAG
- a CDS encoding DUF4194 domain-containing protein, whose translation MNREAQATQTETSTPEELPGVVTRLFKGVVYAEADEKIWQSLIGLASHVRDYVAVLGLDLILDESEGYAFLKSREDPDGTLPRLIPRRQLTFNVSLLLALLRGRMLEFDTNSSELRLIMTEQDIADMVSVFLPESSNEARILDQLGANIKKVVELGFLRKLRGQTGTYEVARILKAYVDAQWLEEFDARLADYRSSLTGAGAGAAAGAGTEAMEGESK comes from the coding sequence ATGAACCGCGAAGCCCAGGCAACGCAGACGGAAACCAGCACACCCGAGGAACTTCCCGGCGTCGTCACCCGGCTCTTCAAGGGCGTGGTCTACGCCGAGGCGGATGAGAAGATCTGGCAGTCGCTGATCGGCCTCGCCTCCCATGTCCGCGACTACGTTGCCGTGCTGGGGCTGGACCTGATCCTGGACGAATCCGAGGGCTACGCGTTCCTGAAGTCGCGCGAGGACCCGGACGGCACCCTCCCCCGGCTGATCCCGCGGCGCCAGCTGACCTTCAACGTGAGCCTGCTGCTCGCCCTGCTGCGCGGCCGGATGCTGGAGTTTGACACCAACTCCAGCGAGCTCCGCCTCATCATGACGGAGCAGGACATCGCGGACATGGTCTCGGTTTTCCTGCCCGAATCGAGCAACGAGGCCCGCATCCTGGACCAGCTCGGTGCCAACATCAAGAAAGTCGTGGAGCTCGGTTTCCTGCGGAAACTGCGCGGCCAGACGGGCACCTACGAGGTGGCCCGCATCCTCAAGGCCTACGTGGACGCGCAGTGGCTGGAGGAGTTCGACGCGCGGCTGGCGGACTACCGCTCCTCGCTCACCGGCGCAGGCGCAGGCGCAGCCGCCGGCGCAGGCACCGAGGCAATGGAAGGGGAAAGCAAATGA
- a CDS encoding SARP family transcriptional regulator, with amino-acid sequence MADTWIRLLGPPRIESPERDFPQPRGRKAWAVLAYLALQTAGTSRSRTAALLFPDAADPLGALRWNLSELRRALGGAAIAGDPLGLALQPDWRCDVVALVDSAGSRDVDPRKLDGQLLEGLSFADCPVFDSWLADQRYRLENCVQSLLYDASLTALAAGAAGEAVELTSQALRRDPFNADCTAVLVKALVALGEHRRAREQVTRCGELYHRELGLPLPEEVRRALSDAGPAADPGIAANAATVRSYLDAGEASLSAGSVDRGLDQLRAAVELAGRTGDSHLLAESLVTLSGALIHQAGGRGAEVADYLHRALAAVAPDGVSRTAAAAYRELGYLSVQRGVPDHAASWLDRAMLAAEGIPDEQSRILAIKGMLASDTAHYADAVTAFTASGILAEAAGNRRQQAFSGALLGRVQLLRGEVEQAAASLDRALGLVAAEHWTAFEPFVAGLRGETYLAAGRLEEAAALIDRSWVMADLAGDHCYMALAAGAEARLFLAHGDLAAAEHWINRGLEPAPWYLWYSARLLDAAAEVAIATQSPRASEFAERLGALASRSGMREFVVRAQSHRAVLGDAAAAEAVPWLAKEIDNPALTAFLAQRHGG; translated from the coding sequence ATGGCCGACACCTGGATTCGGCTCCTGGGTCCGCCCCGGATTGAGTCCCCTGAACGGGATTTCCCGCAGCCCCGAGGCCGCAAGGCCTGGGCCGTGCTGGCCTACCTCGCGCTGCAAACGGCCGGCACCAGCCGCTCCCGCACTGCCGCGCTGCTCTTCCCTGACGCCGCGGATCCGCTGGGCGCCCTGCGCTGGAACCTCTCCGAACTGCGGCGGGCCCTCGGCGGGGCAGCGATAGCCGGCGACCCCCTGGGGCTGGCGTTGCAGCCGGACTGGCGCTGCGACGTCGTCGCCCTGGTTGACTCGGCCGGCAGCCGCGACGTCGATCCCCGGAAGCTCGACGGCCAGCTGCTTGAGGGGCTCTCCTTCGCGGATTGTCCCGTTTTTGATTCCTGGCTGGCGGACCAGCGGTACCGGCTCGAGAACTGTGTCCAGTCGCTGCTCTATGACGCCTCCCTGACCGCACTGGCCGCAGGCGCAGCCGGCGAGGCGGTCGAGCTGACCTCGCAGGCGCTGCGCCGGGATCCTTTCAATGCGGACTGCACCGCCGTCCTGGTGAAGGCGCTCGTCGCGCTGGGCGAGCATCGGCGGGCACGTGAGCAGGTCACCAGATGCGGTGAGCTCTATCACCGGGAGCTGGGTCTGCCGCTGCCGGAGGAAGTACGGCGGGCCCTTTCCGATGCGGGCCCGGCGGCGGACCCCGGCATTGCGGCCAACGCGGCAACGGTACGGTCCTATCTCGACGCCGGCGAAGCTTCACTCTCGGCGGGCTCCGTGGACCGGGGGCTGGATCAGCTGCGCGCCGCCGTCGAACTGGCCGGCCGCACCGGTGACAGTCATCTCCTCGCCGAGTCCCTCGTGACGTTGTCCGGGGCGCTGATCCATCAGGCCGGCGGCCGCGGCGCCGAGGTTGCCGATTATTTGCACCGCGCGCTGGCCGCCGTTGCGCCCGACGGCGTCTCCCGGACGGCGGCGGCCGCCTACCGCGAGCTTGGCTATCTGTCCGTCCAGCGGGGCGTCCCGGACCATGCGGCCAGCTGGCTTGACCGGGCGATGCTGGCAGCGGAAGGAATTCCCGACGAGCAGTCACGGATCCTGGCGATCAAGGGCATGTTGGCGTCGGACACCGCGCATTACGCGGACGCCGTGACGGCTTTCACCGCATCCGGGATCCTCGCCGAGGCGGCCGGGAACCGCCGTCAGCAGGCGTTCAGCGGCGCCTTGCTCGGCCGCGTGCAGCTCCTGCGCGGGGAGGTGGAGCAGGCGGCCGCCTCGTTGGACCGGGCCCTGGGCCTGGTCGCGGCGGAACACTGGACGGCGTTCGAGCCGTTTGTGGCCGGCCTGCGGGGCGAGACGTACCTGGCCGCCGGCCGGCTGGAGGAAGCCGCCGCCCTGATTGACCGGTCCTGGGTGATGGCCGACCTTGCCGGCGACCACTGCTACATGGCCCTGGCGGCCGGCGCCGAAGCCCGGCTGTTCCTGGCCCATGGTGATCTCGCTGCCGCCGAACACTGGATCAACCGGGGTCTCGAACCCGCCCCGTGGTATCTCTGGTATTCGGCCCGGCTGCTGGACGCCGCGGCGGAAGTCGCCATCGCCACGCAGTCGCCACGGGCTTCCGAGTTCGCTGAGCGGCTCGGCGCACTGGCCAGCCGCAGCGGGATGCGGGAGTTCGTGGTCCGGGCGCAGTCGCACCGCGCCGTCCTCGGTGACGCGGCCGCCGCCGAGGCGGTGCCGTGGCTCGCGAAGGAGATCGACAACCCCGCGCTGACCGCGTTCCTGGCGCAACGCCACGGCGGTTGA
- a CDS encoding cold-shock protein: MATGTVKWFNAEKGFGFISPDDSSQDVFAHYSAIASSGFRSLEENQKVSFETEQGPKGPQAVNIQAL, encoded by the coding sequence ATGGCTACTGGTACCGTCAAATGGTTTAACGCTGAAAAGGGCTTCGGCTTCATTTCCCCCGATGACTCCTCACAGGACGTCTTCGCACACTACTCCGCGATCGCCTCTTCCGGCTTCCGCTCCCTCGAAGAGAACCAGAAGGTCTCCTTCGAGACCGAGCAGGGCCCCAAGGGCCCGCAGGCCGTAAACATCCAGGCTCTCTAA
- a CDS encoding DUF3375 domain-containing protein, producing the protein MDYYAINSLRENHAGWSLLRAQNAPLAVSFFMAAFTGPNQRNIGRQQLVDTLDDVLFGLRDAYGEDKFPRPASEYLDDWAAPERAWLRKYYVPGQDEPRYDLTAAAEDVVRWVESLRGRDFVATQSRLTSIFAVLKTLVQQSETDPEVRLAELQRQRDGIDAEMQRIRDGNVRVMSVPEALDHFQQLTSLARDLLSDFREVEQNFRKLDRQVREQIATWEGSQGDLLKTIFANQQDINTSVQGRTFQGFWDYLMSPQLRTELRDLLQRATQIEALSGAENLSAVTNLHQDWLPAVEQTQATVRQLSQQMRRLLDDKVFLENKRIMRLIRRIESGALGTREAPPSGVFMDVAAPSVDVALPFERPLYEPSRKVMVDDDVVAADDTDVDAGALFSQFHVDTERLKSNIDAVLADAEQATLAEITYAYPLSQGLAEIVAYYQLATESDWADINPGATQQLSWSLPDGSIREATIDQIIFGRPA; encoded by the coding sequence ATGGACTACTACGCGATCAATTCGCTGCGTGAGAACCACGCAGGATGGTCCTTGCTTCGTGCCCAGAATGCCCCGCTCGCGGTGTCGTTTTTTATGGCGGCCTTCACCGGGCCCAACCAGCGCAACATCGGCCGCCAGCAGCTCGTCGACACCCTGGATGATGTGCTGTTCGGCTTGCGGGATGCCTACGGCGAGGACAAATTCCCCCGTCCGGCGTCGGAATACCTCGACGACTGGGCCGCCCCGGAACGGGCCTGGCTGCGGAAGTACTACGTGCCCGGCCAGGACGAGCCGCGCTACGATCTCACCGCCGCCGCAGAGGACGTGGTCCGCTGGGTGGAGAGCCTGCGCGGCCGGGATTTCGTCGCCACCCAGTCACGGCTGACCAGCATCTTCGCCGTCCTCAAAACCCTCGTCCAGCAGTCCGAGACGGACCCGGAGGTGCGCCTGGCTGAGCTCCAGCGCCAGCGGGACGGGATCGACGCCGAGATGCAGCGCATCCGCGACGGAAACGTCCGGGTCATGAGCGTCCCGGAAGCGCTGGACCATTTCCAGCAGCTGACCTCACTGGCCAGGGACCTGCTCTCGGACTTCCGCGAGGTCGAACAGAACTTCCGGAAGCTGGACCGGCAGGTCCGCGAACAGATCGCCACCTGGGAGGGCAGCCAAGGCGATCTCCTGAAGACCATCTTCGCCAACCAGCAGGACATCAACACTTCTGTCCAGGGCCGCACATTCCAGGGTTTCTGGGACTACCTGATGTCCCCGCAGCTGCGCACCGAGCTCCGGGACCTGCTGCAGCGGGCCACGCAGATCGAGGCGCTGTCCGGCGCCGAGAACCTGAGCGCCGTGACCAACCTGCACCAGGACTGGCTGCCCGCCGTCGAACAGACCCAGGCGACGGTCCGCCAGCTGTCCCAGCAGATGCGCCGCCTGCTCGATGACAAGGTCTTCCTGGAGAACAAACGCATCATGCGGCTGATCCGGAGGATCGAATCCGGCGCGCTGGGCACCCGGGAGGCGCCGCCGTCGGGCGTCTTTATGGACGTCGCCGCGCCGTCCGTGGACGTGGCGCTGCCGTTCGAACGTCCCCTCTATGAGCCCAGCCGGAAGGTGATGGTGGACGATGACGTCGTGGCCGCCGATGACACGGACGTGGACGCCGGCGCCCTGTTCAGCCAGTTCCACGTGGATACGGAGCGGCTCAAATCCAACATCGACGCCGTCCTGGCCGACGCGGAGCAGGCCACCCTCGCGGAGATCACCTACGCGTATCCGCTGTCCCAGGGCCTGGCCGAGATCGTCGCCTACTACCAGCTCGCCACCGAGTCGGACTGGGCGGACATCAATCCCGGGGCCACGCAGCAATTGTCCTGGTCACTGCCGGATGGAAGCATCCGCGAGGCGACCATCGACCAGATCATCTTTGGAAGGCCAGCATGA